The following proteins are co-located in the Vigna angularis cultivar LongXiaoDou No.4 chromosome 2, ASM1680809v1, whole genome shotgun sequence genome:
- the LOC108327316 gene encoding uncharacterized protein LOC108327316 — MAKPTHAKPGCFSDFFHLLFCAENGNTSQMHPYSDPITKPHASEPLHAHNNDAMVNATKPGVVARLMGLDSLPSTKFVSNTDTPDSVPRSRSVNFVDYLLKFDTSQANHHQVKTSASFREVPAPFQHKSKSHDLVVFYWDSGSEDHEVGSFSRIQEMGLEESRQRKKQGSKNKEIVGVTEERNLTKRRQLSKFENEPRVVPLKHGSKVRNHNEDKALAPVSACSRSCGNGRKDGSGGGPSGLRTTSTLPNKQKKVPSEPKRLKNTRKQHEIESECSSENFSAISVLGDYDYSFLYGPDFPDYRRHLKPKTKWEFSELLLDDDVGDRASKDKECSYPDINQKKECLSELREKLCKFTENDFRESDFTRKRVCEGENYDEICLEYEHKIFDILLHQLVNELVELSF; from the exons ATGGCCAAACCAACTCATGCAAAACCAGGTTGTTTTTCTGACTTCTTTCACCTTCTCTTTTGTGCTGAGAATGGAAACACCTCTCAAATGCACCCTTATTCTGACCCCATTACCAAACCACATGCATCAGAACCACTGCATGCTCATAATAATGATGCAATGGTCAATGCAACTAAACCAGGAGTTGTGGCAAGGCTAATGGGGCTTGATTCACTGCCAAGTACCAAATTCGTATCAAACACAGACACCCCAGATTCAGTTCCCAGAAGTAGGTCAGTCAACTTTGTGGATTACTTGCTCAAGTTCGACACCAGCCAAGCCAACCATCACCAAGTGAAAACCTCAGCATCATTCAGAGAGGTTCCTGCACCGTTTCAGCACAAAAGCAAAAGCCACGATCTTGTCGTGTTCTACTGGGATAGTGGGAGTGAAGATCATGAAGTTGGATCCTTTTCGAGGATTCAAGAAATGGGGTTGGAAGAATCTAGACAGAGAAAGAAGCAGGGAAGCAAGAACAAGGAGATTGTTGGTGTCACAGAGGAGAGGAACCTCACAAAGAGAAGGCAACTTTCCAAGTTCGAGAATGAGCCTAGGGTGGTTCCTCTTAAGCATGGTTCGAAGGTTCGAAATCACAATGAAGATAAAGCTTTGGCACCAGTTTCTGCATGCTCTAGGAGTTGTGGTAATGGAAGAAAAGATGGTAGTGGTGGTGGTCCTAGTGGGTTAAGAACAACCTCAACATTGCCAAATAAGCAGAAGAAAGTGCCCTCTGAACCAAAACGTTTGAAGAATACCAGAAAACAACACGAGATAGAGAGTGAATGTAGCTCAGAGAATTTCAGTGCAATCTCAGTCCTAGGCGACTATGACTACTCATTTCTTTATGGACCTGATTTTCCAG ATTACAGAAGGCACTTAAAGCCAAAGACAAAGTGGGAATTTTCAGAACTTTTATTGGATGATGATGTTGGAGACAGAGCAAGCAAGGACAAAGAATGTTCCTACCCTGACATCAACCAGAAAAAAGAGTGTTTATCAGAATTAAGGGAGAAGCTTTGCAAGTTTACAGAAAATGATTTCAGAGAATCAGATTTCACAAGAAAACGCGTGTGTGAGGGTGAAAATTATGACGAAATTTGTTTGGAGTATGAGCATAAAATTTTTGACATTTTACTACACCAGCTTGTCAATGAACTTGTGGAACTTTcattttga